CTAGAAAATACTATCTATAAAATCTTGATTGTTCCAATAAACTTGCCAAGTTTTAATTCTTCTATCGAAATTTGCTAAAAACTGCACAAAAAAACTCCAGAATGCAAACCCTGGAGTGTGATGTGTTTGATGCAATTGTTTCAGTTGTTAAGCGTATACCCATTCAACATCAAAGGATAAGAGGAGAGATATCTCCAATATCATTATTCCGCGGGGCGACAATTGCGAAAACTGAGGGTTCCATCAGGCATGACAGTATTACAGATGTTGGCTCCATCAAGATTTGCCCCATCAAGATTTGCGCCATTCAAGTTTGCAGCTCGCAGCATGGCCCCTCGTAGATCCGCATTGGCAAAATTGGTCTTGTTTAGGGTTGCAGCACGAAGAATTGCCCCCTGTAGATTGACACCACTAAAGTCGCAACCGTTTAAGTTGGCCACAGAAAAATCTGCTTTAGAGAAATTCGCCCCCGTTAAGATTGTGTCTTCGATACGAGCACTGGTGAGGTTTACTCCCTCTAAATTGGCATTTGTTAGATCGCTGAATTGGATCGTGGCATTCTTCAAATTAGAATCCTTCAAATTGCCGTCTTGTAGTTCGAAACTCCGTATTGTGGCACCGGCTAAATCACAGCCTTCACAGATCTTGGTTTTACGGAGTTCAGGCACATTCTTAATGGCTTCTTTGGATAAGGGGGCCATTCTCATCTGGGCATGGGCAAGATCTGGGGGGAGAACCCCGAACCACAATACAGCCACTAGGACTGCAATTTTTACAACAGCTTTTAACATTTATAGACCTCTATAATCCGGGGGAGTATGCCAAACCTCAGCAGATTGACCGCCGTCAATTATAGAACTCTGTCGAGTGCTTAATCTCTAATTGGAGACAATTTGTAGGGTTTGGCTGTGCCTTGAGCGGGAGTAGGAATGAGCGATTGATAGCCAAAAGACTCAAATTTTGCTTTGACTCAATTGAATAGAACGTAGAATTTGGCCTCCATCGCAAAAAAGAGGGGTCAACTGGGGAACACTAGGGAAAACCTGAATAGAGTATCTTTAAAACCTATGGAAAATGAAACTGTTTTCCAGTCTGATTTCCAACCTGATGTTCCTGATGAAGTGTCAGTCTTGCGTAAACAACTGGCAATCAGCCTTAAATTTCACCATAGCAGTACCTTAGAAAGGCTCCCCATTGAGGTTGCCGTCCAAGTCATGGCAGAAGTGTGGGATGCATGCAACCGGAATAGTGGTCCCAGAAAGAATGGTGCCAGAAGGCATGCGGATAGTTGAACTATGTCACAGGCTGCTTTAGCAAAGGTATTATCGGCTCTCGAGATTTTAGTTCTGGAAGACCAAGGTGATCAGTCTTTTCAGGTGATTGGTAATCTTCCGTCATGGTATCTGTCTTTAATGGGGACTGATCAAGAGCCAACGGCGGTGATTCATCTAGCGGATGCATTCCCTTTTCTGACTTATTTTTTGGAAGATGCTGCTCAGTTCTGGCAAACTGGGCGAGAACAAGTTCTAAAATCTGGTTTGTG
The Acaryochloris marina S15 genome window above contains:
- a CDS encoding pentapeptide repeat-containing protein, coding for MLKAVVKIAVLVAVLWFGVLPPDLAHAQMRMAPLSKEAIKNVPELRKTKICEGCDLAGATIRSFELQDGNLKDSNLKNATIQFSDLTNANLEGVNLTSARIEDTILTGANFSKADFSVANLNGCDFSGVNLQGAILRAATLNKTNFANADLRGAMLRAANLNGANLDGANLDGANICNTVMPDGTLSFRNCRPAE